In Malus sylvestris chromosome 2, drMalSylv7.2, whole genome shotgun sequence, the genomic stretch caaatcaaaagaccAAGATTCACTGGAAAACAAGGAAACTCAAATAATAAATTAGTATTTCACTCTTTAGAAAATCACTCCAAAAGCTACCTTTTATTATTGTTTCTAAAAGCACAGGGCAAATCAAATCAGCATAGTATTGCGAAGTGGTTTCCAACTCTTCAGTAGCTTGAAGGAAGAACATCAAGCACGGGGAGTCAGATCCTTTGTCTGCACAGGAATGATGAAAAGAGCAATGCTCACTGCAAACAATGAAGCATTTATCATTAAGTAGTTTAAAGCGGAGACACAAGTAAACTTAGGAACACAATAGGGGAAGGGGAAGTcatacaagtatgaacattGTATATGATTATGATAGTAGGCAACTGCCACATGCAAATGATTTTTGAAATACGAATCTTCTTTTGACATGAAAATTTCAGTATCTCTAGCGCTCTTAAATCCAGTAAACAGTCAGGGTTCCAGAAcacaaacaaatacaatatatatatttataatcttACACATATTTACGTTTTATGGTAATAACAAGAATGATCTGCCCATGTTACTATGGTGGACTTTGTACTGGTGGCGTTTCTCTTATCAAGCTATTATGTTTTCACCTCCCCTTTCCTTTCAGaactttttccttcctttatcTTAGTGAAGCATAACTAAAAGGGCCaaataaattcaaacaaaaaaccACTATAAAATAAGCAAAGAATAACAGCATAGCTCATAATGTTCCATAACTTTCTTCAGTAAAATTTATTAATATCATATTGACCAAAATCAATTGAGGCTGTGTCCTCGCCTCATTAGGAAAACATAAATGATCAAGTCAATAAGGCAATTGGTAAACATAAATATGATCCAATCAGAGAGGGGGGGAAAAGACCTGGCAAACAAAACTGTATTTTTGAAAAGATAGCCAATGTTGAACTTCTTCTTCCCAACTCTCTTCCTCCGAAATGAATTAACAGTTTCTTGGCATTTTTGTTGAATCTCGTCTACACCAACATTTAACTCCCGTAACAGCTCCTGTTCAATAAAGCTCTCGTTATCCCAAACTATGAAGTAATAGCAACTTCGTAaatgaaaatataaagaaaacaTTCCAACACAGTGAACTATGCAAACCTCATTGAGATGAATATGGCCAACTAGGCCTGCATCATTTACCATACTTCCCAAACTAGAAAGCTGATTGCTATATCTGCATGTAAAACACAAACTTTTTCAAGCCCACACATTAATTTTATACCACTGCAAATAAGTACAAAGTGTAGTAGATGCAAAACTCAATTTCTTGTCAATGACATGGTGACCAAATAATATGTTGGTAGTAACAGAGAAACATATTCTCACAAAAGTGGAAGTGAAGATTACACTCTGCTATTATCAGGTACACAACTATTACTATATTGATCAGCTCTTGAGTATCTAACTATTATTAAACTGGAACTTTGCATGGTTAACCCAAGCTATGCAAAAAGAAGCTGCAGACtgttaaatatatatttcaGCAAAGGCAAAACCTTTCCTAGTTAGCAAATCACACATTTATAGACATAAAATGAATTACATCCACTTATTCGCATAACAAATAATTCTTCCAGAATTCTTAAAGCATAATCTCCTGAGAAACATGCAAGAGTTTCTAGAAAACAAAACCACGTATTTGATCTGCAGAACTTGATATTGTTGAGAATATCGcgtttaagaatgggaaaaacaagaacaaactccggaaatcgaaaaacaaataaccaagataaataacaccaagaatttacATGGTTCGCAATATGTGCCTACGTCCACGGGGcagcaacaacaatctttcactatatcaataatgagtacaaccaataatcttgccaaatctctagaactaggacttgacgaaaaacctgaaagaacaagaacaagaaatatactatctcttttcttttctctcgcacactttacaatattctctcactctaatcccttgagtggtatacaatttattgttttgctccctccaattcaaaactagtacaatagcccctttatatagacataataaaggtcttcttcaataaggattattaatcctaaaacctaattggaatctagttatAAAACCTactccaattgagaaactaactccaattgggtaaacaatttaatcctctaagacCATAATTACTTATAGACTTAGGACAACTTATCATGGGCTAGAAAAACCTAACAGATATCAACAGATTCAAATAGATACCAAGAGAGCtgcaaataaatattaaaattgcAGGTAGTAGTGCCAGTGTGGTGGGAGACGGAAAAAGCATGTCAGCATAGAAAATAACTTAAAGCACGGAAGAGGTAGTAACAGGTACTCATTTCCAGTTCAACTGTGGGGGGGGTTACCTTTCAAGAAAGGTTGATGCAGATAAAGCAGGGAATATGACAACTGACAACTTAATCAACATGAACTAAGGGATTGAGAAATTCCTAGAAACATACTTAAATAAAACCATATGTGAAAGTGTTGCCAAAAAAATAAGTATGAAGAGGCAGAGCATACTCAATCATGAATTCGACTGCAGTATCTTTAAGACTGACTTTCTTCAACTGATTCTTAACCAAACATGCTGCACGTTCTCGGCAGTACTTTCTTCCACAACCACAGTTATTCAAGTACAAAATTACACGGCGATCAATGAGCTCATTCTTAAAATTTACTTTGCAAAGTAGAATTTCCTGAAGAACAGACGATGTAAATTCAAGTTACGATAAATATTTATGCATGTATCTTCATCAGCTCAAAAAACATTTATgcaaaagaaaacataaaagaTCAAAAACATgaattgaaaggaaaaacaCCATCATAATCAATAGCCAAGCCAACTACCTTCATCAGCTCCCATGAAGAGTTGCTGCTTGGGGTAGAATCAAGAACTGCCTTGTACGCAGGATTTGACATTGCAGTGGCAGCTAACACACCAACAGGTTCACCAGCAGGGAAAAGATTCGGGGGCCTAGATCCAGCATTGACTCCATACTCAAATTGGATAACTGAATTGCTACAAACATTTCTGACTGTGCCATCATAGCAAATAACCACATCACGAAGAATGgccattaaatttttaaataaggTCCCAGGTTCAGTCAATCCTCTTGAGGACCGAACAATCACCTCTCGTGTAGCAATGGAGTGAACTATTTCCTCGTATGGATCTAACCCATGGAAGAAACAACTTTGAACTAGGCCATATTCTGCAGAGGGATACTCCGAGTTAAAAGAATATTTGTTGTGACAGAGAGAGGCCACATCCTCAACCAATGTCTTTGAGTAGAATCTTCCCTTATCAGAGAGTTGTAGGCCTAGGAACCCAATTTGTTGTACAACTTTGTTGATTGCCGAATCACTCTTGGTGTCGATTAAATCACCGAATGCAGATGACTCCAAGATAAAATTTGAAACTGGTACTTTCAAGCTTTTCATTCGACTCTCTAGCTGAAACTCTACAAATTCATTGTAGGTTGACCTCAGATGATACAACAAATCTGAAGTACCCTGAATATTCTCCTTAATATCTTGTATGGATGTCTTTGACATGTAAAAATCCTCCAAGCCAACACTGAACCCTTCTGAAAATATATTCTCCATCAGCAAGGGCTGTAGAGAATCAAAGAATTTAAGGACATCCTCGCCCCCTTTCTCAAAAAAAACTGAAGTAGCAATGTCATTCATCACCGCTGAAACTGCACTTGTACTGAACTCAATTTTCAGTATCTCACTTTTATTGACTAAGTACTTTTCCCCACAGTAGTCAAAGTCAAGAGGCAATGCAGTCTGTAATATCTGCAAAGCAGTCCAATATGAGCAAGCAGCATTTGCTTTCAATAATGCAGGTCGTGGCAACAAAGATGAAGCAAACATGGCCAGTTGCTGAGCTGCTGATTTATCCAAAAAAAAGTTCTTAAACATCATCCTCAATGACAATAGTGAATCAGTGGCCATTTGCAGATTTGGTTTTCCACTATGAGAGCTAAGCAGCTGCTTCTCCACTGAAAAAAGCTCCAAAACTTCTGCTTTTGCAGCAAGTGATTGCGGATAGAACAAATGGATGCAATCACCATCAAAGTCAGCACTTAGTGGCCCACATATCAAAGGATTTATTTTCACCACATGGTCATCATGCACATACACTTGTAGtgcttgtagggaatgtttatGGGTAGTTGGGGGCCTGTTTACAAATACAAGGTCCCCATCCATAATCCTCCGATGCACCACTTGACCAGGCCTCAAAAAAGTGTGCCCCTTTGAACCTTCCCTAAGTGAGTAAGTTGATGATCCATCCCTATAGGTTAGGCACAACTTGCTATCTACCAGCTGTTGTAAGTACCTAATGTTATGATCATTAACCCTCTCCTCGAAGGTGATTCTTTGAGCAATTTCATAGGGGATGCCAACTTCATTTACCCTTCTAAAGGCATCCCCAGTGATTACTGAGCGAGAAGAGAATCCTGAACCCTTTCTAATGAACAGTGTTCTCATTTTTTCAAGCCATGCTTTAGTGGAAGAGGCATTCAGCTCCTTGTTTACCCCAAACCTTGCATCTATATCCCGTGATGCCTTCCCAGTACCCCTAACTTGAAGATACTGATCCACTATGGCTTGAAGTTCATTAGCTTCAACAATTTGTGATTCAAAGTTTGGGATGCCTGACCTTGAACTTCTTATGACTTCAATTTGCTTTAGAACTTTTCTGAGCATTGAAATTGACGGATCCGCAGACATAACACTAACACCATCCGAAATTTCAGGAACAGATAAACAGTTTGGAGGGACAGGTATATGACGCAAGATGTATCCATCTTGAGGAAAATACCCTCTTGCATTAAGTTTCTTCCTGGTGTCTTGAGGGATACGCTTTAGCATCTCCATCACCTGGTAGTCATTACCAAAATAATATGTATCAGGAGAACAACAATTACAATCAGCAGAAACAGGAAAGGCCAACAGAATTATATAAgataagtatgattttcattatgAGTGATTGGCAATAAAATCATTTGGTTAGAATCTACTTATACACATCTGGTGAACTAAGTTAACCATCAAACTAGTTAGTGAATGAAATAAATTGTGCCAGTTGAAACCACATGGAGCTGTACATCTGGCCAACTAAGTTAACCATCAATTtattttgtaaacaaaataaACTGTGCCAGTTGAAACCACAGGGAAGACAACAACACCCTCTGATCAATCCATTCAATGAAGAATCCAACAGTAAGATGCTAACTTCGCCAGATTACTGTGATAAGGGGGATGATTGCATGTGGGTAAGAACTAGATTTAAGACGTAGTGATCACAGTAAACCAGAAACTTTTCCCACAAATGAATTGGTGTGCAAACAAGGACTTCAACTAATTTAGCCATCAAAACAATTAGTGGAGCTAAAATCAATCATGAAGGTTGACACCAAAGGAAGGTGGCAGAAGCAATAGCAACCCCTGATCAATGCATACAATAAAGTAAGACAGAGGAATCCAAAATAAGGTGCTCACTGTGTCAATTTCTGTGATAACTGATAAGTGAGGATTTCTTTGTATTTGAGTCAAATTAATAAATTAGAAATAAGTTCTTAATGGAAaacatcaaacttttccactaATAAAAACACCGTAGAAATAACAGTGAACTATGAGCAAACAAAGACTTCAATACACATAACTGGACAATAAAATTCAATTCAAGTTCCAAGAATGTGAGATGATAGGGATTCAGTCAGGAAGCAAGAAGCATACCTCACAAGGAAGCAAAGTACGTATATGATCATCGCCATAACGAAAACCATATCGTTCGAGGAAATTCCAAAAACCAGGTGGTGTTCTTGATTTAGAAGGTCGCTTCAATTGCAAGGAACAAGAGCTATCTGTTGGTTTAGTCTCTCCAATACACACTTGTGCAGCATCCTACAGAAGGAATGAGAGGGCATAAAACTAGTAGATGGAAAATGAAGAGAGATGAAGAGAGAACATATCACAAAGTATTccaatttatataaaattaaatgtaacagactttaaaaaaaaaaacaagtataGCATTTCTTGACGGTTGACAAACAACTTTATCTAACTATAATTTCAATCTTTAAACATAGTACTCCAAATGAAAGAATCAAACCTCTGAACACCTAATAAGGGCAGGAACATCCCAAGAAAGGAAAACATACGAGATAATAACACACATAATGTTCTAGAACACATAACCTAATACACAATTGACCTTTTTTTACAAGAATTTagggaaaacaaaacaaactaaacCAGGATTACTGACACCATCAAGATTTCAAGTATTGATCTTTTTTGCGAGCTCATGGAATGTAGTGCCATTCCAAATAAAACTTTTAGGAAACTTGAATTACTAAAACAGAACTTCAATAAACCAAAGATGCACTGGCAATTGAAACATAGCATAGTGAAACATTTCTAACTAGAAACTAGAACCATGTAGTGATAGTTGTGCAACTAAGGTTCAAAAACCATGTATTTGATTAAATTAGAATTAGTGGTTGGGTGAGAGGGTGTGAAAGTGCTTGTGCGCCCGTAAGGAAATCAGAGAGCGATAAATCCACAAAATTTCTAGATACAGTGAGCATACTTCACATCATGAAAAATTGAAACGATTAATTTATACGTACCTCACAACATGAAGCTAACATTCTTTCTGCTAAGCCAGTATTCTTGGTTGGAAACTGAATAGTAAAAAAATGGATACAGAATATAAGGCTATAAGCACAGAGATTTTTATGATAAGAAAACATTGCCAGTTAACTATatagtttttaaaaataaaaatttgctaCTCAAATACGAAGTGTTCTCAACCACTTTACAGAATATAGAAATTGAAGGGCAACCCACAGTCACAGACAATTTTTCCTCCAACGACAtgttaacaaaaacaaaaatattgtgAGATTGTGGTCGACAAAGAACTATTCACATAATACAATCGTGGATTCTGTAGAATTAAGTTCAAACTTCAGACTCTTTTTGAGAAAATTAGGAAAATAAAGCAAACTTATAAgatttaaaagaaaagaaacaagatCAATCCACAGATGACAAATACAGTGCAATAAAGGGCACTTGTACAAAatgataaattaaaaaacaaaaaggcaGTTTAGTAATGGTTGGATTGAATGACACAGTAAATAGGTTCAAAATTCAACTGCTTCTTCATGTAAAATTGTAAATCATTTTATTCTTTGTTCCTCAGCTGAAACTATAACAAACACAAATCTGCATATCTTCCCTTAACAGACAACAAAAGTCCAAATAACAAGCTAACCAAGGGGATATATTGCCTCTGCTTAGTAAGTGATGATCATAGCAGCAATTATAAACAATGAAAAACTCAATCAGGTGGTACcttgttctttttcattttcaagCATTTCAAGCACAATAAGCTCAGCATCCGCTTCAATTCGCTAACATGATTGGGATGAAATATTGGTACTGGTAACTCAATATACCCAAAATGACCTGAAAAGGGATAAAGGATACACTTTCTTACGTTTCCAATCATActctttcaaatttcaatgtaTAATATGTTTCTTACATCTGACTTGTTTGGCAACATTGTATATTTTAACTCACTGTACCAaaggttgagaaatgaaatttATTTACCTTCACATTTCCCAGGTTCGGAAGTGCCACAAGATTCACACTTTCCAAACTCAAGGGGCAGGCCAAGGAATGGGTTGGAAAGCTGGCTTGCATGGCTGATAGAGCAATCGCTAATAGATGCTGTACACTGCCAAAAATGTAAACATAAAAGtataaacaaattattccaaaggTTGATTTTCGTAGTAAAGaaacaaattgtaaaaaacacTTTGCTGGAGGTGATTTTCTAATTTACTCTCCCATAGACACTAGTCACGAGTTAGTTGTGAAGGCatcttttactttattttttttaataagaacAATACGGGGAACACGTTGCTGAAGGCATATTACATTTGACCAATGGAAAGCCATAATTTTCATTTGGCCGTAAATGGAGCCTTATATGAGCTTAGAATGTGAATATTCAATATGGACTCTAAAGACCACTCCCTCCAAGAAATGAATCAGAATTCTCCCTCGAAATCCTATCCCATgaatgcaattttattttttagaaacaAACTAATGTAGTTAAGGCCTCTCAGCTTTAGATGGCATAGACTCAATAACTACTCAAATTAAATGTCAAATTTCTACTTACAATTTCTTGATGAGTTGCTAAACCAAATTTGATTCCAACGATCTCCCCATCCAAAATATTCGAGGTCGAGACCTCCTCCATTTCCTTTAAGAAACTGCCATGGAAGAGACAGGGAAACATATATAAAGTAAGACAACTGTAGCTATTACAGCAAAATCAACATGCAAATATACCATAGACAAAATTATTAAGCTAGAAACTTAAGAAAAAGTTAGTTTGTGGGAGGTACCAACctctaaaacaattaaaattaataataagttAAAGGCAAACGATATACAAGAAATCTGATGGTTtctaagaaaaaggaaagaattaAAAAAGGCCAGCAGAACTCAGCAAAAAACCTAAACAAGGTATAAATTTTCATCCAATTCTCAGCtaccaaacacaaaataaacatgCAGCAAAAGGAAAGAACAAAATTACCAGAGTCTTCGGGTCTGATCGTACTTGGAGCTACGATGCAggccggaaaaaaaaaaaccctaactgGAACCTAGAAAACAAAACGCAGAGCAAATGTATTTAGCGTCACAGTTAGATACAGAGAaagaggggggagagagagagagagagaggtcctTTTGGTCACGGAGAAACTGAGAGAAAATTAACCAATGTGCAACATTTTCCCCCGTTAAATTttccaagcaaaaaaaaaaaggcccattAAAAAGTCcctcattttctcagcaaccaaacaccaAATAGCAAAATGCAAACAATTTAGAGCAAAAATTACCACAATTTTTCGATTCCTCCGTACTCTGAAACCGGGGGTTCAACTCCAAAATCCTAGAATAAGCCCTGAAAcccctaaaaaccaaaaacccaaaagggttTTTCAACGGAGTGAGAACTATACTCCAAAGCTTTTGAAACCAAAAAAACAATTTCAGTAAAAAAATTCGCAAACGACACAAAAATTGGCCGGCAGAGGGAGCTTACCCTCGCAAACGGCGCCGTTTTCCTCTTCCGCTGTCGCTTTCACTCTCTTCCGAGACTCTGAtgaccagagagagagagagagagagtgagatggTGGGAGAGTGAAATGGGTTTTTGCATGAAGAAAGGGGAATTTTGTTGAGGCCTGGGGAATTTGGACTTTTTGGTCTTTTCACAGATCAACGTGGGGTTTctagaggaaaaaaaataaaaatcaggttggttttttttgaaattttggagCCGTACTGCTTTACCGGGTGTGTGGTGTGTGAggggttttggggagagaaatgacAGGAAGGGGCTCGTTGACCGTTTTATTTACCAAGGTTTGGCTTTGGTTTGGTGAAAATAAGGAGGGCAAAATGGAGAGTGTATTTGGGGTAGAGTTTATTTGCGATTTTAACTCTTGATTAAAATCTAAACTTTTTAACCAAGAATATTTAAAGTTTAACCCAAAACTTTAAGTTTAACCAACAGGTGGTTCTAACTCTTGTTGTTCCGGTGTGGGTTGGGCTGAGACTGGCTCTTTCTAGCGCATCCACGCGCAAAAGTGGCCACAAAAATAGGTTTGGCcaattttttgggaaatttgctcaacttttaggttttaactcaaAACTTATTTTAGGCCACATGGTTGGAGATAGGGTTGGGCACGGGCTGAGCCGGGCCTTAATTTGGAGGAACCTGGCCCTACCCATTTTAAAATGTAACGGGTGGGGTTGGGCCAGGCCAGATAGAAGGAATTTGAGTTTAGGAATCGAACCTAACCCAGCCCGTTTGAAACAGGCCAGTTCGAAATGGGTCCACGGGTCcaattactttttcttttcttttttccaatTTTGGAACGGCGCCGATCTGCTGATCAGAAGCATAAGCAAAACCATCCATTTTAGACACTCATTTGCACTACTCAGAACACAGAAAAACAAATCCTACAAACATTTCTGCACTGCATGTGTTTAAACACAACCAAATCAATGTATATACTTCGCACATGTACGATTCTTCCATGCATGTCCCGAAATAAGCAAACCATGAAATCCCAGATCCATAGTTTCTAACAGAACCCATTACACTTACACACAAAACTACATCAAATCAATCTCACAAATAACCAAATCGGAAAATCGAAAAATCATACTAGAGACGTCGTCTTCCTCACGGATCCAAGACCTCCACCCTCGCCATTACAAATTACATTAGTTGatgaatcaaaacaaaattagaaatcCTAATTCATAAATTACCTAGGGATGCCACGATGGAGAGTTAGGAGAGATGCCACGATGGTAATCGTGCCTCTCGACCCGGTCCAACCCTTCGCATGCCACCACGTTACAGTTTTGCTTCCCCAATTAAACCTCCAACATcaccttatccttgttgtttgCTGATCCTTCTAGTGAGTCAAACAGGGTCGAGTTGGGCTAGCATCTGCAGCATGTCGGAGAATGAGTGGTCGATCAGCGACTAAGGTTGAAGTTGTTCTGTTGGAGGGCTTTCACGCATGCCATATGATTTGGGAGCCTGGGCTCAAGATTGAAATCTGAAATGGGAGCCTGGGCTCGAGATTGAATCTTAGACGAGAGAGGAAAGGAGATTCAAGGAGGAGAGATCGAGGGAGGAGAGTCGAAGTCAGAGTCGGGATAAAAAGTGGGTGAGGTGAGGGGAGAGTTAAGTGAATTGGCCAAATTGGGTGGGTTTGAGGATAAGAGATTAAAGGgtatctttgaaaaaaaaaaaagatacagaTTTGAGGGTAGAGAACAGTCCGGGCCGAGGGCCCGTTTTCTCCAATTTTTAGAACCGGCATGCCCCGTTATTTTTCAAGAATCGGCCCGCCCTGTCCCGTTTTGTATTTATAACTTTTGGACTCGCCCCGTACTCATCTGAACCGCAAGTGTAAAACCCCACCCCTaaaaataatgtaatttcattttgttttgggtattgttttcttttaaaaattgtttttggtgttaaATTGTGTGTCACGTGGGGCCCATCCCCTTTTTGGTCTCCTTCTTCCCTCTTTTTCCCGTCACTctccctcactttctctctttcttcttcttcaccgtGCCACACCCATAAACCATATcctaaaatcatcatcaaatcacAATTTCAACATCACCATCGTCTTTATCTCGTCACTACGAACTCAACCATAGTCTTGGCATTTTGGAAGTCGAACCATGAAGCCCCGTACGAGAGCTCCGACGCAGACCGCCCCTTTCGAGGCAaattccggccaaaccacggtgatttggccggcgtgcaagtatcaatctcttcgtctcgctgagtactacaactttcctttttgtttcacccaatgtcattgagtattgaagaagttatactcatttgaatcttacccagtttccggcgacctctgaggctttcgaggcattttccggtcAAACCATGGCGACTTAGACGTCGTCTgtggtaccattctctttttctctttgagagctacaactttccttttttgaatcactcaatttcgttaagttttgacaaagttatgaacgtttaaagttagggAAGTTCCGGCTGAATTCCGGCCTTCTTCTCCGGCGAGACCAAGAAACCAAGGCCTTGGGGCCTAAACCCATTTGAACCAGGCCCTTTGGGCTGTGCTTAAACCCAacccaactcttttttttttattttgtttctatttattttatttcaaacccaaaacccctttttagtttaatttattttgtttttgttttaaaacccTTAGGCTTAAGACCTTTGGGCTGTAGCTGTTGGGGGCCCTAAGCCCAACCCCaacctttttaattatttttgtttattaattgattttaaaaaaccctaaggcctTGAAGCCATTTTCCTTTAGggccttaggccatctccaaccgaagggtcaaAAGggtcagagggccgaaaatagccctaaaaccgtctccaaccgaaggctaggccagagggctcgggaatctgggagggccccacgggatcggagagggctggagggctggaggccagccccgggctggctatcttttttttaatgtttctcatttctgtcgattataaccgacataaataatataatatatataatatatattatttctgtcggttataaccgacagaaataacaatttgaatttatacttcCAACGGCTAGCGCCACTAGCCGttgtaaacctttttttttttttatgaatttaaacctttttttttctttttttttctataacttcctataacttctattttacaaaatttgtttcaatttttttaattctatttttttcctataacttatattttacaaaatttggttcatatttttttcatataacttctatttgacaaaatttgtttcatatttttttttaaattccatttttttcctataacttctatttcacaaaatttgtttcatattttttttaaattctatttttttcctataacttcctaaaccattatacaacattaaattaaattaagtaacatgaaacaacattaaacaatatgaaacaacattaaacaacattaaccaacataaaaattatacaacactaaccaacatgatttttaaataaaattaagttgtagtttttaaataataaattatgtttggccctatggccctttggccctcggttggagacggttttttgtgacagggctaaaacgagccctctggccctctggccctcggttggagacgaaggcaaatatggccctgtactgttcattaaaatattaatatcttgaagaatcttggagggccagagggctaaaacaagccatctggccagccatcagttggagatggccttaggctCGTGCATCCTAAGCCTAAACCCTTTAACCCTaccaaccctaaaccctagccgacTCAAGCCTTCTTGTGGAATATTCCATTAGGGaatatttcatattttgttagggaatattctttggaatattatatttacGTTTACGAAATTTAACCGGGACCCTTCTTAAGGTAATTCAATGTCCTGAACCCGTTTCTGACGTCCGTTTTCCCAgattcaattgttataatagagttttaataattggaccctttatgtgcttaggggcaattatatgCAGCGTTCCTTCTTCGATAGgttgcgtggctcttcggcggTGAAGtattgtgagtggaccccttctataAATGCATGTTTTGATAGTAGATAtgtatacatgaaaagcatgatttaacgATTATGTTCTATGAAATGCGTTGAGATAAGATGCTTACTGAGGCTATATTGAATTACTATTATTTTTCCTAgaacccatgttcttatagaatat encodes the following:
- the LOC126592028 gene encoding DNA-directed RNA polymerase V subunit 1-like isoform X1, whose product is MEEVSTSNILDGEIVGIKFGLATHQEICTASISDCSISHASQLSNPFLGLPLEFGKCESCGTSEPGKCEGHFGYIELPVPIFHPNHVSELKRMLSLLCLKCLKMKKNKFPTKNTGLAERMLASCCEDAAQVCIGETKPTDSSCSLQLKRPSKSRTPPGFWNFLERYGFRYGDDHIRTLLPCEVMEMLKRIPQDTRKKLNARGYFPQDGYILRHIPVPPNCLSVPEISDGVSVMSADPSISMLRKVLKQIEVIRSSRSGIPNFESQIVEANELQAIVDQYLQVRGTGKASRDIDARFGVNKELNASSTKAWLEKMRTLFIRKGSGFSSRSVITGDAFRRVNEVGIPYEIAQRITFEERVNDHNIRYLQQLVDSKLCLTYRDGSSTYSLREGSKGHTFLRPGQVVHRRIMDGDLVFVNRPPTTHKHSLQALQVYVHDDHVVKINPLICGPLSADFDGDCIHLFYPQSLAAKAEVLELFSVEKQLLSSHSGKPNLQMATDSLLSLRMMFKNFFLDKSAAQQLAMFASSLLPRPALLKANAACSYWTALQILQTALPLDFDYCGEKYLVNKSEILKIEFSTSAVSAVMNDIATSVFFEKGGEDVLKFFDSLQPLLMENIFSEGFSVGLEDFYMSKTSIQDIKENIQGTSDLLYHLRSTYNEFVEFQLESRMKSLKVPVSNFILESSAFGDLIDTKSDSAINKVVQQIGFLGLQLSDKGRFYSKTLVEDVASLCHNKYSFNSEYPSAEYGLVQSCFFHGLDPYEEIVHSIATREVIVRSSRGLTEPGTLFKNLMAILRDVVICYDGTVRNVCSNSVIQFEYGVNAGSRPPNLFPAGEPVGVLAATAMSNPAYKAVLDSTPSSNSSWELMKEILLCKVNFKNELIDRRVILYLNNCGCGRKYCRERAACLVKNQLKKVSLKDTAVEFMIEYSNQLSSLGSMVNDAGLVGHIHLNEELLRELNVGVDEIQQKCQETVNSFRRKRVGKKKFNIGYLFKNTVLFASEHCSFHHSCADKGSDSPCLMFFLQATEELETTSQYYADLICPVLLETIIKGDPRITSANIIWIDPDTTTWIRSPNNSQKGEWALDVVLERSVVKQSGDAWRIVLDSCLPVLHLIDTRRSIPYAIKQIQELLGVSCAFDQAVQRLATAVTMVAKGVLKEHLILLANSMTCAGNFVGFNSSGYKALSRALNIQVPFTEATLFTPRRCFERAAEKCHMDSLSSIVASCSWGKHVAVGTGSRFDILWDTREGGLNQEGGLDVFNFLHMVSTANGEEATTGALGAEVDDLMVVDELADSCLSPELDSGLDKPVFEDIIEFEESETLPGKSSWEKDSSVWGTNRTREDATSSWDKNDTSSWDKTPAKEPATSTWGIGKAAEVTTPAWRANTAGEASTSAWGETGEPTTSAWGASKGGENDWSGRVAEKVAPIDLQPTIKAVDEKDNGWGAVSPRETETGNDNAWSSGQQKKSSEISTSSWGQKNPPETETQPWGAVSSGETETGNDNAWSSGQQKKSSEISTSSWGQKNAWSSGQQKKSSEISTSSWGQKNPPETETQPWGAVSSGETETGNANAWSSGQQKKSSEISTSSWGQKNPPETETQPWGAVSSGETETGNDKAWSSGQQKKSSEISTSSWGQKNPPETETQPWGAVSSGETESGNDNAWSSGQQKKSSEISTSSWGQKNPPETETQPASLSGWDSPSGDGNTGERHHQWGQNKKSRFEGSKSWVSSPGEWKNKNRPAKPPGMVNDNSSVVGLYTATRQRLDMFPSEEQDVLSKIEPVMRSIRRIMHQSGYNDGDPLSADDQSFILDNVLNYHPDKAVKMGSGIGHLTVDRHGSFQDSRCFFVVTTDGHKEDFSYRKCLENYIKEKYADVAETFIGKYFTRRGGNRERNPTPSQYPIPEQTPCQTPIAEQTISQTPIAEQTLSQTPISEQTGNEETQ